In the genome of Nissabacter sp. SGAir0207, one region contains:
- the traU gene encoding conjugal transfer pilus assembly protein TraU, translating to MKRLMLCLVLMFGMNSLAQAADPECEGRFVNPITDVCWSCIFPLSIGSVAVSSGSVPDTANPSSPIQICPVGILYRVGLAIGYWEPMALTDVTRSPYCMVNLGGFNLNVGKIGTGTAGQSDKPTAGAFYHVHWYKYPVTYWLNIITSLGCLQSGDMDIGYLSELDPMWNDSSLSLIISPESMLFGNVIAQGACAADALASAVNKPLDYLFWCAGSHGSMYPFTGYTSNEFSPLQSSVLLSERMAFKLHRQGLIMNSIGQDTAVCYEYPSPIMPKERWRYQMVNMYPDVAQCHPVGQTVMRWEAGHNPPNSRKNFGYLMWRKRNCVFL from the coding sequence ATGAAACGCCTGATGTTGTGCCTGGTGCTGATGTTTGGCATGAACTCGCTGGCACAGGCCGCTGACCCGGAATGCGAGGGGCGGTTTGTGAACCCCATTACGGATGTCTGCTGGTCGTGTATTTTTCCGTTGTCTATCGGCAGTGTGGCGGTGTCATCCGGGAGCGTGCCGGACACGGCCAACCCGTCCAGCCCCATCCAGATTTGCCCGGTAGGCATTTTATACCGTGTGGGGCTGGCGATTGGTTACTGGGAGCCGATGGCGCTTACGGACGTGACGCGGTCACCTTACTGCATGGTGAACCTGGGTGGTTTCAACCTGAACGTCGGGAAAATCGGCACCGGCACGGCCGGCCAGAGTGACAAACCCACGGCCGGCGCGTTCTATCACGTCCATTGGTACAAATACCCCGTGACCTACTGGCTCAACATCATTACCTCACTGGGTTGCCTGCAATCCGGGGACATGGATATCGGCTATCTGAGTGAACTTGATCCGATGTGGAATGACAGTTCGCTGTCGCTGATTATCAGCCCGGAGTCGATGCTGTTCGGCAACGTAATAGCACAGGGGGCGTGCGCGGCCGATGCGCTGGCCAGCGCCGTCAACAAGCCGCTGGATTACCTGTTCTGGTGCGCCGGCTCCCACGGCAGCATGTACCCCTTTACCGGCTACACCTCCAACGAATTCAGCCCGCTGCAATCCTCGGTGCTGCTCTCTGAGCGTATGGCGTTCAAGCTGCACCGCCAGGGGCTGATCATGAACTCCATCGGGCAGGACACGGCGGTGTGTTACGAGTACCCCTCACCGATTATGCCCAAAGAGCGCTGGCGCTATCAGATGGTGAACATGTACCCGGATGTGGCCCAGTGCCACCCGGTAGGCCAGACCGTGATGCGTTGGGAAGCCGGTCATAACCCGCCAAACAGCCGCAAAAACTTCGGGTATCTAATGTGGCGTAAACGTAACTGCGTCTTTTTATAG